TTCAAGACAGCAAGGTACCTGACATCTATTTTTACTAAAAGTTCATTTAATTTCTGCTATTATAGTGTAAAAAGTAAAGGAGTCTCATTATGCAAACATTAACACTAGACATACAAGATAGTTTTATGCAAGACTTTCAAGATTTTATAGAGAAGTACAAGGACAAAGTTACCATCAAAAAAGACAAAAACATAGCATTAGACCCATACTTTTATGAAAGACAAGAAAAACTGCACAATGCAAGAAATGAAATTAAAAGTGGCACGGCTAAAATGTTATCTGAAAAAGAATATGAAAAAGAAATGGAAGTATTTTTTAATAATCTAGAGAATGCTTAGTGAAAATTTCTAGAAAAGATGAATACATAGTAGAATTACAACACATTTTAAAATACATAGCAAGCGATAAAATAAGTGCTAGTAAACAATTTAAGCAAAAGCTTGACAAACAAATAAAAAATATCCCAAACTTCCCCTACAAGCACAGGAAATCTATATATTTTGATGATGATAATGTTTATGTTTTTGCCAATATTGACAAGCAAGCGGTATTGAATATTTATAACATTCCGGAAAATTATTGCTGGAAACCGGTAGATTTACCTGATGGGAAATTGAAAGCAGTTGAGCGTTTTAATAATGAATTTTTATTTTGTATTGATGAAAACATTTATAAATATTTTATTTCAAGTAATGCAGTTTTCCCTTATTTAACAGACAAAGCATGCAACTTAATCCTTAATAATTATTTTAATAATGAGGTTTATTTTATTGAAAATAATACAATAGAAATTTATAATTATTCATCAGGAAGTTATTTGAATGAGGTAGTTTTTAATGATGAAATATTAAATGTTCATTTATTGTATAATTGAGCCCAATTAAAAAGTCATTGGATAACAAATATTCAAAAATTATTAAAATTTGTCATTCGGTAGTCATTCAATGGTCATTAATAGTTATTTAATACACTACTCCAAATGATGTAAAGCGAATGACGCACGTAGTGCTAATGACAATTAATGACGCCCGAAGGGCTAATGACAGCTAAATAGTTATTTAATATTGATAAAAGAAGACCTCAATAATGTACAAAAATATTCAAATAATTAAAACCGAAGACGGCTCGCATACTTTGTATGTGCCTGAGTTAGGTGAGCATTATCATTCGATTCACGGAGCTGTGCAGGAGTCGTTGCACATTTTTATTAATGCAGGTTTGAGATATTTAAACAATAATTCAAATAAAATAAATATTCTTGAAATTGGTTTTGGAACAGGGCTAAACGCATTATTGACCTTCATGGAATCAGAGAAAAACAATCAGGAAATTAATTATACTTCGATTGAAGCTTTTCCTTTGGAAGAAGAAATTTATCAAAAGATCAATTATTCCGGGCTTTTTCAGGATAAAAATATTAGTACTGCATTTTTAAAAATGCACAGGGTAGGGTGGAACAAATTTGAAAATATCACTAAAAAATTCGCTCTTAAAAAGATCCATCAGAAAATCGAAGATGTCATTTTCCCTAAAAAAGAATATAATCTTGTGTACTTTGATGCGTTTGCTCCTAATGTTCAGCCCAACTTATGGATAGAAGATATTTTTATCAAGATTGCCAAATCAATGAAAAAGAATGGAATTTT
The Bacteroidota bacterium genome window above contains:
- the mnmD gene encoding tRNA (5-methylaminomethyl-2-thiouridine)(34)-methyltransferase MnmD, with the translated sequence MYKNIQIIKTEDGSHTLYVPELGEHYHSIHGAVQESLHIFINAGLRYLNNNSNKINILEIGFGTGLNALLTFMESEKNNQEINYTSIEAFPLEEEIYQKINYSGLFQDKNISTAFLKMHRVGWNKFENITKKFALKKIHQKIEDVIFPKKEYNLVYFDAFAPNVQPNLWIEDIFIKIAKSMKKNGILTTYSAKGKVKRALKTSGFTVENIPGPPGKREITRAILKNKFKI